The Meiothermus sp. QL-1 nucleotide sequence GGGCAACTGCGTGGCCGGAGGGGCCTACCTGCCCCTCATGACCGATGCCCTCATCATGACCGAGGGGTCCGGGCTCTACCTGGCCGGGCCCGCTTTGGTCAAGGCGGCCATCGGCCAGGAGGTGAGCTCGGAGGCGCTGGGCGGGGCCCGGATGCACGCCGAGGTCTCGGGCAGCGTGGACTTCTACGAGCCCTCGGACGAGGCGGCCATCGAGCGCATCCGCAGCCTGGCCGCACTCTATGCCAGGCCCACGCTGGCCCCCTGGGCCCAGGAGCGCGCCCCATCAGCCCCTCCCATCTACCCCTCCGAAGACCTCTACGGCCTGGTCTCGCCCGATGGCAGCAAGCCCTACGACGTGCGGGCGGTGATCGCCCGGCTGGTGGATGGCTCGGTCTTCCATGAGTTCAAGGCCGCCTACGGCCAGACCCTGGTCTGCGGCTACGCCCGGCTGGGAGGGTTTCCGGTGGGAATAGTGGCCAACCAGCGGCTCATCATCAAGAAGCCGGGGCGGATCGAGGTAGGGGGGGTCATCTATGCCGAGGCCGCGGACAAGGCAGCCCGCTTCATCCTCGAGGTCAACCAGCGCTTCATCCCCCTCCTGTTCCTGATGGATGTGAGCGGCTTCATGGTGGGGCGGGAGTCGGAGGAGGCGGGCATCATCCGCCGGGGGGCCAAAATGGTCAACGCGGTGGCCAACTCGGTGGTGCCCAAGATTACCCTTATCCTCGGCGGCTCCTTTGGGGCGGGCAACTACGCCATGGCCGGCAAGGCCTATGCCCCGCGCTTCATCTATGCCTGGCCCTCGGCCCAGTACGCCGTCATGAGCGGCAACGCCGCGGCCAAAACCCTGATGGAAATCGAGCTATCCAAGCTCGAGCGGGAGGGGAAAAAACCCAGCGAAGAGGACCTGCTGGCCCTTTACGAGCAGATCAAGGACCGCTACGAGGAGACCCTCGACCCCCGCTACGCCGCCGCACGGCTTTGGGTGGACGAGGTTATCTTCCCCCACGAAACCCGCCAGCGGCTCATCCGCAGCCTCGAGGTCTGCGCCCTCAACCCGGAGCGCGAGACCATGCGGGTCGGGGTCTTCCAGGTTTAGAAGGGCACCACCGAATCGGTCTCCTGCGCCCCGCCCCCGCTCTTGGGGTAGCTGAGGAGCACCTCGCGGTCGGGTACCAGCCGGACCCGCAGCCAGTCCAGCCCCTCCAAAGCCGGAAGGGCCTCCTCCGCCGCCCGCACCCCGCGGGCCTCCACCAAAGCCCATCCCCCGGGCCCCCGCACCTTGAGCTGCACCGGGAGGAGCCCCGTGTGCTCGTCCAGCCGGCTCCTCAAGTCGAGCAGCCGCTCCTCGTCCACCAGGGCCAGGTCGACCTCGAGCTCCAGCACCTTAGGCAGACCCTCCAGCTCGTGGTAGGGGTAGACCTCCTGGGCCACCACCCGCAGGCTCTCCCCCTCGCCATCCGGCTCCACCTCGGCCACCACCAGCACCGCGGCGTCCTCGCTTAGCCGGGGCGAGATGCGCTCGTAGGCCCGGCCAAAGGCCACCACCTCGACAGCCCCGGTCTCGTCGGCCAGGGTGAAGCGCACCAGCATCCCCCCGGACTTGGTGGGCTTGCGCTGGATGCCCTCCACCATCCCGGCCAGAAGCAGCCGCACCTGGCTGCGCTCCCCCTTGAGCTCGCTATAAACCTGGGGCAGCTCCTCGATGGTGCAGCTCGCCGCCTCCCGCAGCCCCGCGTAGCGCGAGAGGGGGTGGCCGGTGACGTAGATGCCCAAAGCCTCCTTCTCCATCCTGAGCTGGGTGAGGGCGTCCAGCCGGGGGCCTTCGGGCAGGGGGGGTTCCTGCGGCTCGCCAAACAGGCCCACCATGCCCGAGTGGGCCCGCTCCCGCTCGGCCTGGGCCCACTTCAGGAGGTCGTCCAGCGCGGCCAGCATGGGGCCCCGGGGGCCAAAGGCGTCGAAGGCCCCGGCCTTGATTAAGGACTCCGCCACCCGCTTGTTGGCCACGGTGCCATCGAGCCGTCTGAGGAAGTCGGCCAGCGACCTGAAGGGCCCCCCGCGCTCCCGCTCCTCCAGGATGAGGCGGGTGGGGGTCTCGCCCACGTTTTTCACCGCCGAAAGCCCGAAAAGCACGCCCTTCTCCAGGGCACGGAAGCTGAAGCCCGAGCGGTTGATGTCGGGCGGCAAAACCTCTACCCCGGCCGCCCGGGCCGCCCGGATGTACTCGGCCACCTTGTCCGAGTCGTGGCGCTCCACCGTCAGCAGGGCAGCGAAAAACTCCACCGGGAAGTGGGCCTTCACATAGGCGGTCTGGTAGGTGAGCAGGGCATAGGCCGCCGCGTGGCTCTTGTTGAAGCCGTAGTTGGCGAAGGCCTCGAGCAGGTCGAAAAGCCGGTCGGCCTCCTCAGGAGGAATGCCCCTCTCCGCCGCGCCCGCCTTGAACTGGGCCCGGTGCTTGACCATTTCCTCCATCTTCTTCTTGCCCATGGCCCGCCGCAGCAGGTCGGCCTCGCCCAGGCTGTACCCGGCCACCGCGGTGGCAATCTGCATAATCTGCTCCTGGTACACAGGAATCCCGTAGGTCTCCTCCAGGATGGGCCTTATGTACTTCTCGGCGTGGGGGAACTGCGGGTAGCTCACCTCCTCGCGCCCGTGGTGGCGGCGGATGTAGGTGGGGATGTTCTCCATGGGGCCAGGGCGGTACAGGGCCCCCAGGGCGATGATGTCGTGGATGCGGCGGGGCTTGATGCCCCGCACCGCGTTGGTCATCCCCGCCGAGTCGAGCTGAAAGATGCCCTTGGTCTCGCCCCGGCCCAAAAGCTCGAAGGTCTTGGCATCGTCCAGGGGCAGGGTATCGAAGTCCAGGTCGATTCCCTTGGACTCCCGTACGATGCGGCGGCACTCCTCGAGCTGCGATAGAGCGCGCAGGGCCAGGAAGTCCATCTTCAAGAAGCCCAGGGCCTCCACCGAGTTCATGTCGTACTGGGTGACCTTGGCCCCGGTATCCCCTGCCCGCATCAGGGGGATGTAGTCCTGCAGGGGCACATCGGCGATGACCACCCCGGCTGCGTGAACGCTGGACTGGCGCGAAAGGCCCTCGAGCCGCTGGGCCACCTCCAGCACCCGCCGCACCAGCGGGTCCTTCTCCATCTCGGCCCGAAGGTCGGGCACCGCTTCGATGGCCTTCTCCAGCGGCATGGGCTTGCCGAAGATGACCGGGATGAGCTTGGCCAGCTCATCGGCCCGCCTCACCGGCAGGCCAAAAACCCGCGCAGCGTCCTTGATGGCGGCCCGGGCCGCGATGGTGCCAAAGGTGCCAATCTGGGCCACCTTATCGTCGCCGTAGCGGGAGCGCACATACTCAATCACCTCACCCCGCCGCACATCCGAGAAGTCGGTGTCGATGTCGGGCATGGAGACCCGGGCCGGGTTCAAAAAGCGCTCGAAAAGCAGGTTGTAGGCCAGCGGGTCCACGTTGGTGATGCGGGTGGCGTAGCAGACCAGACTGCCCGCTGCCGAACCCCGCCCCGGCCCCACCGAGATGCCCGCCTCCTTGGCCCAGTTGATGTAGTCGCTCACCACCAGAAGGTAGCCCGGGAAGCCCATCCGCTCGATTACCGTGAGCTCGTAGACCGCCCGCGCCAGAATGGCCCAGCCGTCCCATTCCTTCACCTGCCCCAGCTCGGGCAGATGGGCCCGGGCCGCCTCCAGGTCCTCCAGGCGGGCCAGCTCGAGGGCCAGCACCTCCCCATCCCCATGGGGCACCGGCCGCCCCAGCCGGCGAAGAAACTCGCGGTAGAGCTCCGGGGTCACCCGGTCGGGGTAGCGCTTCAGCAGCCCGCTGAAGGTCAGCTCGCGCAGGTAGACCGCCTCGGTGCGCCCCTCGGGCAGGGGGTACTTGGGGATGCGGTACTGCACCTTCTTGGGCACCAGCTCCACCTCGCACATCCGCCCAATGCGAAGGGTGTTGTCGAAGAGCTCCTCGAAGCGGCTTCCCCAAAGCTCGCTCTCCTTGGCAAAGGCCTGGCGCATCTCCTCCGGGGTCTTGACGTAGAACTCATCGCAGGGAAACTTCCAGCGGTCGGGGTCCTCCCAGGTGCTTTTGGACTGCACCGCCAGCACCACCGCGTGGGCCTCCGCGTCCTCCTTTCGCACATAATGGCCGTCGTTGGTGGCCACCAGCCCCAGACCGTACTTGTCGGCCAGCTCCTTCAGGACCCGATTCACCTTGCGCTGCTCGGGCAGCCCGTGGTCCTGCACCTCGATGAAGTAGCGCTCCGGGCCAAAGATGGAGAGGTACTCCAGAAGGCGCCTTTCGGCCTCCTCGTAGCGCTCCTGGAGGATAAACTGGGGAATCTCGGCCCCTAAGCAGCCCGAAAGCACGATGAGGCCCGCGTTGTGCTCCCGCAGAATCTCGCGGTCAATGCGCGGCTTGCCGTAAAAACCCTCCAGATAGGCCCGGCTCGCCAGGCGCGAGAGGTTGCGGTAGCCCTCCATATCCTTGGCCAGCAGGGTAAGGTGAAAATACCCCCCATCCAGCCCCTTCCCCTGCTTGCGGTCGAAGCGGCTCTCGGCGGCCACGTAGGCCTCGTAGCCGATGATGGGCTTGACCCCCATCGCGGTGGCCAGCTTGTAGAACTGCACCGCCCCAAAGAGGTTGCCATGGTCGGTCATGGCCAGCATGGGTTCCTCGGGAGAGACCTGCTTGACCCATCGCAGCAGGTCCTCGAGGCGGGCCGCCCCATCCAGCAAGCTGAACTGGGTGTGCTGGTGCAGGTGGGCAAAACAGCAGGCATGGGAAGGGTGGGCATCGCTTCGCATTACGCGCCCATCATAACCCGGCCGGCCTCGTCTTTGCTAAAATCATCCGGTGCAAAGGGTTTTCATCGAAGATATCGCCCGCTACGAGGGCCAGGAGGTTCTGCTGCGCGGCTGGCTCACCAACCGCCGCTCCAAGGGCAAGATTCACTTCCTGCAGCTAAGGGATGGTACCGGCTTCCTCCAGGCCACCGCCCTCAAGGGGGAGCTGGCGGAAGCAGAGTTCGAAGAGGCCGACCACCTCCCCCAGGAGACCGCGCTGGAGGTGCGGGGGCTGGTGCGGGCCGACCCCCGGGCCCCGGGGGGGTACGAGCTCGTCCTGCGGGGGCTCAGGGTAATCGCCCGGCCCAGCCAGGAGTACCCCATCACCCCCAAGGAGCACGGGGTGGACTTCCTGATGGACCACCGCCACCTTCACCTGCGCCACCGCCGGGCCTGGGCCGCCCTGCGGGTGCGGGACGAGCTCGAGCGGGCCATCCACGACTTCTTCCACCAAAGGGGCTTCGTCCGCTTCGACGCCCCTATCCTCACCCCCAACGCCGTGGAGGGCACCACCGACCTCTTCGAGGTGGACCTCTTCGACGGCGAGAAGGCCTACCTCTCGCAGTCGGGCCAGCTCTACGCCGAGGCCGGGGCCCTGGCCTTCGGCAAGGTGTACACCTTCGGCCCCACCTTCCGGGCCGAACGCTCCAAGACCCGCCGCCACCTGCTGGAGTTCTGGATGGTGGAGCCCGAGGTGGCCTTCATGACCCACGAGGAGAACCTGAAGCTCCAGGAGGAGCTGGTGGCCTATCTGGTGGGGCGGGTGCTGGAGGAGAAAAAGCGGGAGCTGGAGCTGCTGGAGCGCGACACCCGGGCCCTGGAGGCCACCGCAGCAGGCCAGTTCCCTCGCCTTACCTACACCGAGGCCGTCGAGCGCATAAACCAGCTGGCCCAGACCAGGCCCGAGCTGGGGCTTGCACCGTTGGCCTGGGGGGAGGATTTCGGGGCCCCCCACGAGGCTGCCCTGAGCCTGGAGTTTGACCGGCCCGTGTTTGTGGAGAAGTACCCCGCTGCGGTCAAGGCCTTCTACATGCAGCCCGACCCCCAGGACCCCCGGCTGGTGCTCAACGACGACCTGCTGGCCCCCGAAGGCGCGGGGGAGATTATCGGCGGTTCCGAGCGCATCCACGACCCCGAGCTTTTACGCCGCAAAATTCAGGAACACGGGCTGCCGGAGGCCGTCTTCGACTGGTACCTGGACCTGAGGCGCTTTGGCACCGTTCCCCACGCCGGCTTCGGGCTGGGCCTGGAGCGCACCGTGCGCTGGATTTGCGGCCTGGAACACATCCGCGAGGCCATCCCCTTCCCCCGCATGTACACGAGGATGCGCCCCTAGCCCGGTATGATTGGGCCGCTATGCGCAGACGGCTGGTGGCAGGAAACTGGAAGATGCACAAGACCCCCTCCGAGGCCCTGGTCTGGTTCCAAGCACTGTTGGAGAAACTCCCCCCTACCGGGGCCGAGCCGGCCCTGCTGGTGCCCTTTACCCACCTGCCCTACGCGGCCCAGACGCTGAAACAGAGGGTGGCCTACGGAGCCCAGGACGTCTCGGCCCACACCGAGGGGGCCTACACCGGCGAGGTCTCAGCCCGGATGCTGGCCGACCTGGGCTGCCGCTACACCATCGTGGGGCACTCCGAGCGCCGCAGCTACCACGGCGAGACCGACGCTTTGGTAGCCGAGAAGGCCCAGCGCCTCCTGGAAGTGGGCATCGTGCCCATCCTCTGCGTAGGGGAGCCTCTGGCGGTGCGCCAGGTGGGTGGGCACCTCGAGTACACCCTGGGGCAGCTCGAGCGAAGCCTGGCAGGGGTCTCTCTCCCCTCCCCCGCGCACCTGGTGGTGGCCTACGAGCCGGTCTGGGCCATCGGCACCGGCCAGACCGCCACGCCTGAGGATGCCGAGGCCATGCACCGGGCCATCCGGGGCTGGCTGGGCGAACGGTACGGAGAGGCCTTCGCCGAAGAGGTGCGGATTCTCTACGGGGGTTCCATCAAGCCAGAGAACGCCGGGGCTCTTTTCCGGGCCCCCAACGTGGACGGGGGGCTGGTGGGGGGGGCCAGCCTCATGCTGGAGGACTAC carries:
- the tpiA gene encoding triose-phosphate isomerase encodes the protein MRRRLVAGNWKMHKTPSEALVWFQALLEKLPPTGAEPALLVPFTHLPYAAQTLKQRVAYGAQDVSAHTEGAYTGEVSARMLADLGCRYTIVGHSERRSYHGETDALVAEKAQRLLEVGIVPILCVGEPLAVRQVGGHLEYTLGQLERSLAGVSLPSPAHLVVAYEPVWAIGTGQTATPEDAEAMHRAIRGWLGERYGEAFAEEVRILYGGSIKPENAGALFRAPNVDGGLVGGASLMLEDYLRLLSALE
- the dnaE gene encoding DNA polymerase III subunit alpha, which codes for MRSDAHPSHACCFAHLHQHTQFSLLDGAARLEDLLRWVKQVSPEEPMLAMTDHGNLFGAVQFYKLATAMGVKPIIGYEAYVAAESRFDRKQGKGLDGGYFHLTLLAKDMEGYRNLSRLASRAYLEGFYGKPRIDREILREHNAGLIVLSGCLGAEIPQFILQERYEEAERRLLEYLSIFGPERYFIEVQDHGLPEQRKVNRVLKELADKYGLGLVATNDGHYVRKEDAEAHAVVLAVQSKSTWEDPDRWKFPCDEFYVKTPEEMRQAFAKESELWGSRFEELFDNTLRIGRMCEVELVPKKVQYRIPKYPLPEGRTEAVYLRELTFSGLLKRYPDRVTPELYREFLRRLGRPVPHGDGEVLALELARLEDLEAARAHLPELGQVKEWDGWAILARAVYELTVIERMGFPGYLLVVSDYINWAKEAGISVGPGRGSAAGSLVCYATRITNVDPLAYNLLFERFLNPARVSMPDIDTDFSDVRRGEVIEYVRSRYGDDKVAQIGTFGTIAARAAIKDAARVFGLPVRRADELAKLIPVIFGKPMPLEKAIEAVPDLRAEMEKDPLVRRVLEVAQRLEGLSRQSSVHAAGVVIADVPLQDYIPLMRAGDTGAKVTQYDMNSVEALGFLKMDFLALRALSQLEECRRIVRESKGIDLDFDTLPLDDAKTFELLGRGETKGIFQLDSAGMTNAVRGIKPRRIHDIIALGALYRPGPMENIPTYIRRHHGREEVSYPQFPHAEKYIRPILEETYGIPVYQEQIMQIATAVAGYSLGEADLLRRAMGKKKMEEMVKHRAQFKAGAAERGIPPEEADRLFDLLEAFANYGFNKSHAAAYALLTYQTAYVKAHFPVEFFAALLTVERHDSDKVAEYIRAARAAGVEVLPPDINRSGFSFRALEKGVLFGLSAVKNVGETPTRLILEERERGGPFRSLADFLRRLDGTVANKRVAESLIKAGAFDAFGPRGPMLAALDDLLKWAQAERERAHSGMVGLFGEPQEPPLPEGPRLDALTQLRMEKEALGIYVTGHPLSRYAGLREAASCTIEELPQVYSELKGERSQVRLLLAGMVEGIQRKPTKSGGMLVRFTLADETGAVEVVAFGRAYERISPRLSEDAAVLVVAEVEPDGEGESLRVVAQEVYPYHELEGLPKVLELEVDLALVDEERLLDLRSRLDEHTGLLPVQLKVRGPGGWALVEARGVRAAEEALPALEGLDWLRVRLVPDREVLLSYPKSGGGAQETDSVVPF
- a CDS encoding acyl-CoA carboxylase subunit beta produces the protein MHNPIGSSERDSAQFKQNKDSWVRRIAEFQDTLSQIRQGGGPKAIERQHARGRLTARERIARLVDPGTLPEELFSYAGWQMYPEWGGAPGGGVVTAIGQIAGRDWMIIANDATVKAGAFFPITAKKVIRAQTIALENRLPTVYLVDSAGVFLPLQDEVFPDQDDFGRIFYLNARMSALGIPQISAIMGNCVAGGAYLPLMTDALIMTEGSGLYLAGPALVKAAIGQEVSSEALGGARMHAEVSGSVDFYEPSDEAAIERIRSLAALYARPTLAPWAQERAPSAPPIYPSEDLYGLVSPDGSKPYDVRAVIARLVDGSVFHEFKAAYGQTLVCGYARLGGFPVGIVANQRLIIKKPGRIEVGGVIYAEAADKAARFILEVNQRFIPLLFLMDVSGFMVGRESEEAGIIRRGAKMVNAVANSVVPKITLILGGSFGAGNYAMAGKAYAPRFIYAWPSAQYAVMSGNAAAKTLMEIELSKLEREGKKPSEEDLLALYEQIKDRYEETLDPRYAAARLWVDEVIFPHETRQRLIRSLEVCALNPERETMRVGVFQV
- the asnS gene encoding asparagine--tRNA ligase produces the protein MQRVFIEDIARYEGQEVLLRGWLTNRRSKGKIHFLQLRDGTGFLQATALKGELAEAEFEEADHLPQETALEVRGLVRADPRAPGGYELVLRGLRVIARPSQEYPITPKEHGVDFLMDHRHLHLRHRRAWAALRVRDELERAIHDFFHQRGFVRFDAPILTPNAVEGTTDLFEVDLFDGEKAYLSQSGQLYAEAGALAFGKVYTFGPTFRAERSKTRRHLLEFWMVEPEVAFMTHEENLKLQEELVAYLVGRVLEEKKRELELLERDTRALEATAAGQFPRLTYTEAVERINQLAQTRPELGLAPLAWGEDFGAPHEAALSLEFDRPVFVEKYPAAVKAFYMQPDPQDPRLVLNDDLLAPEGAGEIIGGSERIHDPELLRRKIQEHGLPEAVFDWYLDLRRFGTVPHAGFGLGLERTVRWICGLEHIREAIPFPRMYTRMRP